Proteins encoded by one window of Halomonas sp. Bachu 37:
- a CDS encoding TIGR04282 family arsenosugar biosynthesis glycosyltransferase, producing MRADRESPPHLHLLAKAPLAGQAKTRLIPLLGAEGAAKAHAELVHHCVANACGALPPAQVTLWTALDHDHPLFIELRDRVGLTLQAQPDGDLGARIRHALISTPGPAMVMGSDCPGITCELISSCIKQLATHDVVILPAEDGGYGLIGMRHDYPALFEAIPWGTHRVLATTRYRIEAAGLNAAYPATIWDMDRPEDWQRWKALPTSR from the coding sequence ATGCGCGCTGACCGTGAGTCGCCGCCCCACCTCCACCTGCTGGCCAAGGCACCGCTGGCGGGGCAGGCCAAGACGCGCCTGATTCCCCTGCTGGGAGCCGAAGGCGCCGCCAAGGCGCATGCGGAACTGGTGCACCACTGCGTGGCGAATGCCTGCGGGGCGCTACCCCCGGCTCAGGTCACCCTATGGACTGCGCTTGACCATGACCACCCGCTGTTCATCGAGCTTCGCGATCGCGTTGGCTTGACGTTGCAGGCCCAGCCAGACGGCGACCTGGGAGCCCGCATTCGCCACGCCCTGATCAGTACGCCCGGCCCCGCCATGGTGATGGGCAGCGACTGTCCCGGCATCACCTGTGAATTGATTTCCAGCTGCATAAAGCAACTTGCCACTCATGACGTGGTCATCTTGCCCGCCGAAGACGGCGGTTACGGTCTGATTGGCATGCGACACGACTACCCTGCCCTGTTCGAGGCCATCCCCTGGGGAACTCATCGCGTACTGGCGACGACCCGGTACCGGATCGAGGCAGCCGGGCTGAACGCCGCCTATCCGGCGACGATCTGGGATATGGACCGCCCCGAAGACTGGCAACGCTGGAAAGCACTTCCCACGTCACGGTAA
- a CDS encoding FAD-dependent oxidoreductase, translating into MTRQRLLIAALLLAAIGIFFLSGAHQWFTLETLKAYQSDFQAAFDQSPWRVAGIFLALYVAITALSLPGATLLTLLGGALFGLGWGLLIISFASTLGATLAFMLSRFLFRQPVETRFPRQLEAVNRGVERDGALYLFTLRLVPVFPFFMINLVMGLTRIRTVTFYWVSQVAMLPGTAVYVNAGGQLGDLESLGGIISPPLIASFLLLAIFPWLARRIVLLVQRRKVYRGFSRPSRFDYDILVIGGGSAGLVTSYIANAVNAKVALVEEHKMGGDCLNTGCVPSKALIRAARAAHEVRTASRFGVSAGEPQIDFAKVMDHVRQAIGDIEPHDSVERYRGLGIDVYRDHARLTSPWEVQVGDRTLNARHIVLATGARPRVPPLPGIEDAPLLTSETLWSLTKLPRRLVVLGGGAIGCELSQSFARLGSRVTLVEGTPQLLGREDREVGELVEHALSNEGVTVMTDARAREITNDATGYQLVVNHHGERQALAFDYLLVSAGRQANVEGLGLEALGITTTQAGTLELNERLQTRLPNIWACGDLAGPYQLTHAAAHQAWHVAVNALFGELKRFAVDYRIMPAVTYVQPEVARVGLNEKQAREKGIAFEVTRYAMSESDRAIAEGATQGFIKVLTVPGKDRILGATIVAENAGEWLGEFTIAMKHGLGLNKLLGTIHPYPTLGEAAKATAGVWKNAHKPERVLKLLKRYFTWRRGKEK; encoded by the coding sequence GTGACCCGACAACGCTTACTGATCGCGGCATTACTGCTGGCTGCCATTGGCATCTTTTTTCTCAGTGGGGCTCATCAATGGTTCACGCTTGAGACACTCAAGGCCTACCAAAGCGACTTCCAAGCGGCATTCGACCAATCGCCCTGGCGGGTCGCGGGCATCTTCCTTGCGCTGTATGTCGCCATCACGGCCCTGTCGTTACCGGGTGCCACACTGCTGACGCTGCTGGGCGGGGCGCTTTTCGGGTTGGGTTGGGGGCTGTTGATCATCTCGTTCGCCAGCACCCTGGGCGCGACCCTGGCGTTTATGCTGTCGCGGTTTCTCTTTCGTCAGCCTGTCGAAACGCGTTTTCCGCGCCAGCTCGAGGCAGTGAATCGCGGCGTGGAGCGCGACGGGGCCCTTTATCTTTTCACCTTGCGCCTGGTGCCGGTGTTTCCGTTCTTCATGATCAACCTGGTCATGGGACTGACGCGGATCAGGACCGTCACGTTCTACTGGGTGAGCCAGGTGGCCATGCTTCCCGGCACGGCGGTTTACGTGAACGCAGGGGGCCAACTGGGCGATCTGGAAAGCCTTGGCGGAATCATTTCACCACCGCTGATCGCCTCGTTCCTGCTGCTGGCCATCTTTCCCTGGCTTGCCCGGCGTATCGTTCTGCTGGTACAGCGGCGCAAGGTCTACCGAGGATTTAGCCGCCCGTCACGCTTCGATTACGACATCCTGGTCATCGGCGGCGGCTCGGCGGGGCTGGTCACCAGCTATATCGCCAATGCCGTCAACGCCAAGGTTGCGTTGGTGGAAGAACACAAGATGGGCGGCGACTGCCTGAACACCGGCTGCGTACCCTCCAAGGCGCTGATTCGCGCCGCCCGTGCCGCCCACGAGGTTCGCACCGCGTCACGCTTCGGTGTGAGCGCCGGCGAACCGCAAATCGACTTTGCCAAGGTAATGGACCACGTTCGCCAGGCGATTGGCGATATCGAACCCCACGACAGCGTGGAGCGCTATCGCGGCTTGGGCATCGACGTTTATCGAGACCATGCAAGGCTCACGTCACCGTGGGAGGTTCAGGTCGGCGATAGGACGCTCAACGCACGGCATATCGTGCTTGCCACCGGAGCCAGGCCACGAGTGCCGCCACTGCCGGGAATCGAGGACGCTCCGCTGCTGACCTCTGAAACTCTGTGGTCACTGACGAAATTGCCAAGGCGCCTGGTGGTACTGGGCGGCGGTGCCATTGGCTGCGAGCTGAGCCAGAGCTTTGCCCGCCTGGGCAGCCGGGTCACGCTGGTCGAAGGAACACCCCAACTGCTGGGCCGAGAGGATCGGGAAGTGGGTGAGCTGGTCGAACATGCCCTGAGCAATGAAGGGGTCACGGTGATGACCGACGCCAGGGCGAGGGAGATCACCAACGACGCGACAGGCTACCAGCTGGTGGTGAACCATCACGGCGAGCGGCAGGCACTTGCGTTTGACTACCTGCTCGTCAGCGCGGGCCGCCAGGCCAACGTGGAAGGCTTGGGGCTGGAAGCCCTGGGCATCACCACGACACAGGCCGGAACTCTGGAGCTTAACGAGCGCCTGCAAACCCGCCTGCCCAATATCTGGGCCTGTGGAGATCTGGCCGGGCCGTACCAGCTGACTCACGCCGCGGCCCATCAGGCGTGGCACGTGGCGGTCAACGCCCTGTTTGGCGAGCTGAAGCGCTTTGCCGTGGATTACCGCATCATGCCGGCGGTCACCTACGTGCAGCCGGAAGTCGCTCGCGTCGGGCTGAACGAAAAACAAGCCAGGGAGAAAGGCATCGCATTCGAGGTGACCCGCTATGCCATGAGTGAAAGCGACCGTGCCATCGCCGAAGGCGCCACCCAGGGCTTCATCAAAGTGCTTACCGTGCCCGGCAAGGACAGGATTCTCGGTGCAACCATCGTGGCGGAAAACGCCGGCGAGTGGCTGGGTGAATTCACCATCGCCATGAAGCACGGTCTGGGGCTGAACAAGTTACTGGGCACCATTCACCCCTACCCCACGCTCGGCGAAGCAGCCAAGGCCACCGCGGGAGTCTGGAAAAACGCCCACAAGCCGGAGCGGGTACTCAAGTTATTGAAGCGCTACTTCACCTGGCGGCGCGGTAAGGAAAAATGA
- a CDS encoding FAD-dependent oxidoreductase has translation MTRLLLIGAGHAHAFVLEAFARRPDSDISVTVVSESRLAAYSGSVPAWLAGECTLRETQVDVAALCHRAGAHLIPSPAVALDTATRQVTLANGDVIPFDVASLNIGSTLALPVQHDGPLPYCLAMRPLGSLHERWQALRDSVAQLPSGGCQQVVSVGGGAAGCETLMSVLAQLRHQRPDIDWRGHLLSATRDPLPDAGRLPRWLTRRALARADIRVHSPVRGEALAAGGVSTHDDRFIEADIVLWATGAVGHGWLSDTRLPLDAKGFIRVESTLEVIGQPHVFAAGDCAAFNPPLPNAGVYAVRMGPHLADNLRRACHGEPLQSWQPPKRVLALIGTGDGHAIASRGAFGLSGKWVWEWKRRIDARFITRFNPPFSN, from the coding sequence ATGACACGATTGCTACTCATCGGCGCGGGCCATGCCCACGCTTTCGTATTGGAAGCCTTTGCTCGGCGGCCCGACTCGGACATCTCGGTCACTGTCGTCAGTGAGAGTCGCTTGGCCGCGTATTCCGGTAGCGTGCCGGCGTGGCTGGCGGGCGAGTGCACCCTACGGGAGACGCAAGTCGACGTGGCTGCGCTATGTCACCGGGCGGGCGCTCACTTGATCCCTTCACCCGCCGTGGCACTTGATACGGCCACGCGCCAGGTCACGTTAGCGAATGGCGATGTCATCCCGTTCGATGTTGCTTCGCTGAACATTGGCTCTACCCTGGCGTTGCCGGTTCAGCATGACGGTCCGCTACCCTACTGTCTCGCCATGCGGCCACTCGGCTCACTTCATGAACGCTGGCAGGCACTACGAGACAGCGTGGCACAGCTGCCCTCGGGGGGTTGCCAGCAGGTAGTAAGCGTCGGCGGTGGTGCGGCGGGCTGTGAGACGCTGATGAGCGTGTTGGCGCAGCTGCGCCACCAGCGCCCGGATATCGATTGGCGCGGACATCTTCTCAGTGCCACTCGAGACCCGCTGCCCGATGCCGGGCGATTGCCCCGCTGGTTGACGCGGCGCGCGCTGGCCCGGGCGGACATCCGCGTTCACTCGCCAGTACGCGGAGAAGCACTGGCTGCGGGAGGTGTATCGACCCATGATGACAGGTTCATCGAGGCGGATATCGTGCTGTGGGCGACGGGAGCCGTTGGCCATGGCTGGCTCTCGGATACCCGGCTGCCATTGGACGCCAAGGGGTTCATTCGGGTGGAGAGTACATTGGAGGTCATCGGTCAGCCGCATGTTTTTGCCGCAGGCGACTGCGCCGCCTTCAACCCGCCGTTGCCCAATGCGGGCGTTTATGCGGTACGCATGGGGCCGCACTTGGCTGACAACCTGCGCCGCGCCTGTCACGGCGAGCCACTGCAATCCTGGCAGCCACCCAAGCGCGTACTGGCCTTGATCGGCACTGGCGATGGCCACGCGATTGCCAGCCGTGGCGCCTTCGGCTTATCGGGAAAGTGGGTATGGGAGTGGAAAAGGCGGATTGATGCGCGCTTTATCACCCGCTTCAATCCGCCCTTCTCGAACTGA
- a CDS encoding META domain-containing protein: MNMKGRHLLPWLASVALLSACSSAPGPSSAPQDGVSGAGLSGPVVEQRWNLLLMGTDERLSMPETPFFQISRDGSVSGHDGCNRFTGHVNLGDNQRIEFSELATTRMACPNMEDAQRVTAMLETAYRYLIDHDRLVFFGPDSRVLGGWRESN; encoded by the coding sequence ATGAACATGAAAGGTCGGCATTTACTGCCATGGCTTGCCTCAGTCGCCTTGTTAAGCGCGTGCAGCAGCGCACCTGGGCCCAGCTCGGCACCCCAGGACGGGGTGAGTGGCGCTGGGCTCTCGGGCCCGGTCGTGGAGCAGCGCTGGAATCTGCTGTTGATGGGTACCGATGAGCGCCTATCGATGCCGGAGACACCGTTTTTCCAGATTTCCCGCGATGGCAGCGTCAGCGGTCACGACGGCTGCAACCGCTTTACCGGGCACGTCAATCTGGGCGACAACCAGCGCATCGAGTTCAGCGAGTTGGCTACCACGCGCATGGCATGCCCGAACATGGAGGACGCCCAGCGAGTCACTGCAATGCTGGAGACCGCCTACCGTTATTTGATCGACCATGACCGGCTGGTCTTCTTCGGCCCGGATAGCCGGGTTCTCGGCGGCTGGCGCGAGTCAAACTAG
- the gloA gene encoding lactoylglutathione lyase, whose translation MQYLHTMVRVSDLDASLHFYCDLLGLKEVRRKENDKGRFTLVFLAAPEDESRSQRLTAPELELTYNWDPEEYSGGRNFGHLAYRVDDIYALCQHLQDNGVTINRPPRDGHMAFVKSPDGISVELLQKGDALAPQEPWASMENSGSW comes from the coding sequence ATGCAGTACCTGCATACCATGGTGCGTGTCAGCGATCTCGACGCTTCGCTGCATTTCTACTGCGACCTGCTGGGTCTCAAGGAAGTCCGCCGCAAGGAAAACGACAAGGGTCGTTTCACGCTCGTGTTTCTGGCCGCGCCCGAGGATGAGTCACGCTCGCAGCGCTTGACCGCTCCCGAGCTTGAACTGACCTACAACTGGGACCCTGAGGAGTACAGCGGTGGGCGTAATTTCGGCCACCTGGCCTATCGAGTGGACGATATTTACGCGCTTTGCCAGCACCTGCAGGATAACGGCGTCACTATCAACCGGCCGCCTCGAGACGGTCACATGGCGTTTGTGAAATCCCCCGACGGCATTTCGGTCGAGTTGCTGCAAAAAGGCGATGCCTTGGCGCCGCAGGAGCCCTGGGCGTCCATGGAAAACAGCGGTAGCTGGTAA
- a CDS encoding Fe-Mn family superoxide dismutase, which translates to MAFELPALPYEKNALEPHLSSETLGYHYGKRHQANINRLNALVQGTDSAGQSLENLIHSCSGEVFEQAAQAWNHTFHWHCLTPFGGGEPQGALARAIDAEFGSFDRFRQAFIAKATEHFEAGWAWLIKTAEGGVAIITTRDGDTLLAHGQSPLLTIGLWENGEDDDYRHCRAKYLENLWPLVNWEFIEQNFA; encoded by the coding sequence ATGGCGTTTGAACTACCTGCTCTACCTTACGAGAAGAACGCGCTGGAGCCGCACCTTTCGTCCGAGACCCTGGGGTATCACTACGGCAAGCGGCATCAGGCCAATATCAACCGGCTCAATGCCCTGGTGCAGGGCACGGACAGTGCCGGCCAATCCTTGGAAAACCTGATCCACTCCTGTTCGGGAGAGGTTTTCGAACAGGCCGCCCAGGCGTGGAACCACACCTTTCACTGGCACTGCCTCACGCCGTTCGGCGGGGGAGAGCCTCAGGGGGCGCTGGCCCGGGCCATCGATGCCGAGTTCGGCTCCTTTGACCGCTTTCGCCAAGCCTTCATCGCCAAGGCGACGGAACATTTCGAGGCGGGATGGGCCTGGCTGATCAAGACGGCGGAAGGCGGCGTGGCGATCATCACAACCCGCGATGGCGACACGTTGCTGGCTCATGGACAGTCTCCCTTGCTGACCATCGGCCTCTGGGAAAACGGCGAGGATGACGATTATCGTCACTGCCGTGCGAAATACCTGGAGAACCTGTGGCCACTGGTGAACTGGGAGTTCATCGAGCAGAATTTCGCTTGA
- a CDS encoding MliC family protein — protein sequence MSYPSYSSASFAVATFLMLAGCAAPMTNTSSTPATPATNSAPLLPSALFTGGAERFTGWYCQPAEQHLVSAVADNEELRLWSLHGAWHLPPAVVASGARYQQGEISFWNRGEQAQVETPRGQLQCQQTQTRSALTRNDYPGVMFHGQGNEPGWTVDLAHDRPELSVSLDYGEREFTRDYRIVALDNDSGRVVLESTRPDQSFTLRLEAGACFDGMSGKPYPARVTLTVDGTQYSGCGQGIAPGA from the coding sequence ATGTCTTATCCTTCGTATTCATCGGCTTCGTTCGCCGTGGCAACCTTCCTGATGCTTGCGGGCTGTGCCGCGCCGATGACGAACACCTCTTCTACACCGGCCACGCCAGCCACGAACTCCGCCCCATTGCTGCCTTCGGCGCTGTTCACCGGCGGGGCGGAACGCTTCACCGGCTGGTACTGCCAACCGGCCGAGCAGCACTTGGTCAGTGCGGTGGCCGATAACGAGGAGCTGCGGTTATGGTCGCTGCATGGCGCCTGGCATCTACCGCCGGCGGTCGTCGCCAGCGGAGCACGTTACCAGCAAGGCGAGATCAGTTTCTGGAACCGGGGCGAGCAAGCCCAGGTGGAGACGCCGCGCGGTCAATTGCAGTGCCAGCAGACCCAGACACGCTCGGCCCTGACGCGCAACGATTACCCCGGCGTGATGTTCCATGGCCAGGGAAACGAGCCGGGCTGGACCGTAGACCTGGCCCATGACCGCCCCGAGCTTAGCGTCAGCCTGGACTATGGCGAACGCGAGTTCACCCGTGATTACCGTATCGTGGCGCTGGATAACGACAGTGGCCGAGTGGTGCTGGAGAGTACGCGCCCCGATCAGTCGTTCACCCTGCGGCTGGAAGCGGGCGCCTGTTTCGATGGCATGAGTGGCAAGCCGTATCCGGCCCGGGTGACGCTGACGGTTGACGGTACCCAGTACAGCGGCTGCGGCCAGGGCATCGCGCCCGGCGCGTGA
- a CDS encoding DUF3087 family protein gives MIFYLEQHDPETYRRKARLISVAMAAQLIVFGMLFAQLLTASFGSSLWLNGLGVFLGLLFTSLTFAVLRERPWMKELRYVSGLKQHLARISSYLPVLRRAVAEDNVNALNILSFYHQGMAQLAELNGRTTDDDAERLAEKMEVRLKREEKQLPEKVEGFDPHDLQAFKRS, from the coding sequence ATGATTTTTTACCTGGAGCAGCACGACCCGGAAACCTACCGTCGCAAGGCTCGCTTGATAAGCGTGGCAATGGCGGCCCAGCTGATCGTATTCGGTATGCTGTTCGCCCAGCTCCTGACAGCCTCCTTCGGCAGTAGCCTGTGGCTCAATGGCCTGGGGGTTTTCCTGGGACTGTTGTTCACCAGCCTGACGTTCGCCGTGTTGCGTGAGCGCCCGTGGATGAAAGAGCTGCGCTATGTATCGGGGCTCAAGCAGCACCTTGCCCGCATCAGCAGTTATCTGCCGGTGTTGCGCCGGGCCGTGGCCGAGGATAACGTCAACGCACTGAACATCCTGTCTTTCTATCATCAGGGTATGGCTCAGTTGGCGGAACTTAACGGCCGCACCACCGACGATGATGCCGAGCGCCTGGCGGAGAAGATGGAAGTACGCCTCAAGCGGGAAGAGAAACAGCTGCCGGAGAAGGTGGAGGGCTTCGATCCCCACGACCTGCAGGCGTTCAAGCGCAGCTGA
- a CDS encoding 3-deoxy-7-phosphoheptulonate synthase → MAHSTVMAHSIPLPTPAELRQEIPLSAGLKERIGLQRRAVNNILAGRDERLLVVVGPCSIHDSKAALDYADRLARLSERVSEQLLPVMRVYVEKPRTTVGWKGLAYDPDLDESGDMANGLLRSRELMHAVAERGLPVATEILQPMLAPYLEDLLSWVAIGARTTESQLHRELASDLQAAVGFKNATSGDIQVALDAMAAAAHSHQRFAMDASGRPVVQQTPGNPHTHLVLRGGHGEPNYSKEHVRSACAQLRKAGLNTRLMVDCSHANARKDHRRQSEVMLDVLAQRQAGERNLAGLMLESHLFEGKQPLNPGALRYGVSVTDACLGWDATEHLLLTAAERLEKSPGQ, encoded by the coding sequence ATGGCCCACAGTACCGTCATGGCTCATAGCATCCCTTTGCCCACACCCGCCGAGCTACGCCAGGAAATCCCCTTGTCGGCGGGGCTGAAAGAGCGTATCGGCCTTCAACGCCGCGCCGTCAACAATATCCTCGCTGGTCGTGACGAGCGTCTGCTGGTCGTGGTGGGGCCGTGTTCCATTCATGATTCGAAAGCCGCACTCGACTATGCGGATCGCCTGGCAAGGCTCAGCGAGAGAGTATCCGAACAGCTCCTGCCGGTGATGCGAGTCTACGTGGAAAAGCCGCGTACCACCGTGGGCTGGAAGGGGCTGGCCTACGATCCGGATCTGGACGAAAGCGGTGATATGGCCAATGGGCTGCTGCGCTCCCGCGAGTTGATGCACGCCGTGGCCGAGCGCGGCCTGCCGGTAGCCACGGAAATCCTCCAGCCCATGCTGGCGCCCTATCTCGAGGACCTGCTGAGCTGGGTGGCAATCGGCGCGCGCACCACCGAATCCCAGTTGCATCGCGAGCTGGCCAGCGACCTGCAGGCGGCGGTGGGGTTCAAGAATGCCACCAGCGGTGACATCCAGGTGGCCTTGGATGCCATGGCCGCCGCCGCCCATTCCCACCAGCGCTTTGCCATGGATGCCTCGGGCCGGCCAGTGGTGCAGCAAACCCCGGGCAATCCCCACACCCATCTGGTGTTGCGGGGAGGCCACGGTGAGCCTAATTATAGTAAAGAGCATGTGCGCTCCGCCTGCGCCCAGTTGCGCAAGGCGGGCTTGAATACTCGCTTGATGGTGGATTGCAGCCACGCCAATGCGCGCAAGGATCACCGTCGCCAGAGTGAGGTCATGCTGGATGTGCTGGCGCAGCGTCAGGCGGGCGAGCGCAACCTGGCGGGGCTGATGCTGGAGAGCCACCTGTTCGAGGGCAAGCAGCCGTTGAACCCCGGGGCGCTGCGCTACGGGGTTTCGGTGACCGATGCCTGCCTGGGCTGGGACGCTACCGAGCATCTGTTGCTGACCGCCGCCGAGCGCTTGGAAAAGTCGCCGGGACAATAA
- a CDS encoding FAD-binding oxidoreductase: protein MSARILTCQVIAVEDLNPDVYGVTLQGRDEAMRHAPGQYLELKLDDDLWVPFSIADAYRGDGKLELHIQHWPERENSARLREMLKVANQLIVRLPGGECVLDVTSRRPLLLIAAGTGFAQMKAILEAALAADPQREVSLWWAARERRDFYHEALAYEWTRKWPRVHFHAVTEMAPEEALPDSERVEHSLGRIDTVLDRELDDVSGHDVYLSGSPGMVYACIDVLANKGVKEEQVFSDVFSYAPREPLLVKTR from the coding sequence ATGAGCGCAAGGATTCTGACTTGCCAAGTCATCGCCGTTGAAGATCTCAACCCCGACGTCTACGGCGTGACGCTGCAAGGGCGTGACGAAGCCATGCGGCACGCCCCAGGCCAGTACCTGGAGCTGAAGCTGGACGACGACCTTTGGGTGCCGTTTTCCATCGCCGATGCCTATCGCGGTGACGGCAAGCTGGAGTTGCATATCCAGCACTGGCCGGAGCGGGAGAACTCCGCGCGGCTGCGTGAGATGCTCAAGGTGGCCAATCAGCTGATCGTGCGCCTGCCCGGTGGCGAATGCGTGCTGGATGTGACCAGCCGACGCCCCTTGCTGTTGATCGCGGCGGGTACCGGTTTCGCCCAGATGAAGGCCATCCTTGAGGCCGCCCTGGCAGCGGACCCGCAACGTGAGGTGTCGCTCTGGTGGGCTGCACGGGAGCGGCGCGACTTCTATCACGAGGCGCTGGCCTATGAGTGGACCCGAAAATGGCCGCGCGTCCACTTTCATGCCGTCACCGAGATGGCCCCGGAAGAGGCGCTACCCGACTCGGAGCGGGTCGAGCACTCCCTGGGGCGCATCGATACGGTGCTCGACAGGGAGCTCGATGACGTCAGCGGACACGACGTCTACCTTTCCGGCTCCCCGGGCATGGTCTATGCCTGCATCGACGTCCTGGCGAACAAGGGCGTGAAGGAGGAGCAGGTATTTTCCGATGTATTCTCCTATGCCCCCCGCGAGCCCTTGTTGGTGAAAACCAGATAA
- the ubiD gene encoding 4-hydroxy-3-polyprenylbenzoate decarboxylase gives MKYKDLRDFIAALEAAGELKRVTAEVDPYLEITEICDRTLRAQGPALLFENVKGHDMPLLGNLFGTPRRVALGMGQDSVEALREVGKLLAFLKEPDPPKGLKDAWDKLPIFKQVMSMGPKTVRSAPVQEMVYEGDAVDLDRLPIQHCWPGDAAPLVTWPLVITRGPHKKRQNLGIYRQQKLGKNRLIMRWLSHRGGALDFQEFQKAHPGEPFPVAVALGADPATILGAVTPVPDTLSEYAFAGLLRGSRTELVKCGHADLEVPASSEIILEGFIYPDDMAAEGPFGDHTGYYNEVDRFPVFTVTRMTQRRDAIYHSTYTGRPPDEPAILGVALNEVFVPILNKQFPEIVDFYLPPEGCSYRMAVVTMKKQYPGHAKRVMMGVWSFLRQFMYTKFVIVLDDDVDARNWEDVVWAITTRMDPARDTVMVENTPIDYLDFASPVSGLGSKMGLDATNKWPGETDREWGTPIVMDDAVKTRVNERWAELGIDIPLPAERHGG, from the coding sequence GTGAAGTACAAGGATCTGCGCGATTTCATTGCCGCACTGGAGGCGGCGGGCGAGCTCAAGCGAGTCACCGCTGAAGTCGACCCCTATCTGGAAATCACCGAGATCTGCGACCGCACGTTGCGCGCTCAGGGGCCGGCGTTGCTGTTCGAGAACGTCAAGGGGCACGATATGCCCTTGCTGGGCAACCTGTTCGGCACGCCCAGGCGAGTCGCTCTGGGGATGGGGCAGGACTCGGTAGAGGCGCTGCGCGAAGTCGGCAAGCTGCTGGCGTTTCTCAAGGAGCCCGACCCCCCCAAGGGATTGAAGGACGCCTGGGACAAGCTGCCCATCTTCAAGCAGGTGATGAGCATGGGGCCGAAGACGGTACGCAGCGCCCCCGTTCAGGAGATGGTGTACGAAGGGGATGCGGTCGACCTGGACCGCCTGCCGATCCAGCACTGCTGGCCGGGCGACGCCGCACCGCTGGTGACCTGGCCACTGGTGATCACCCGGGGGCCGCACAAGAAACGCCAGAACCTGGGTATCTATCGTCAGCAGAAGCTCGGCAAGAACCGCCTGATCATGCGCTGGCTTTCCCATCGTGGCGGGGCGCTGGATTTTCAGGAATTTCAGAAGGCCCACCCCGGCGAACCCTTTCCGGTCGCGGTGGCGCTGGGCGCCGACCCGGCGACGATTCTGGGCGCGGTGACTCCGGTACCCGATACGCTGTCGGAATACGCCTTCGCCGGCCTGTTGCGAGGATCGCGCACCGAGCTGGTCAAGTGCGGCCACGCCGACCTCGAGGTGCCGGCATCGAGCGAGATCATTCTCGAAGGGTTTATCTACCCCGATGACATGGCAGCGGAAGGTCCCTTCGGCGATCACACCGGTTATTACAACGAAGTCGACCGTTTTCCGGTGTTTACCGTCACCCGCATGACGCAGCGGCGCGACGCCATCTATCACTCCACCTATACCGGGCGTCCGCCCGACGAGCCGGCGATTCTGGGGGTGGCGCTCAATGAAGTCTTCGTGCCCATCCTGAACAAGCAGTTTCCCGAGATCGTCGATTTTTACCTGCCACCCGAGGGCTGCTCCTACCGCATGGCGGTAGTGACCATGAAAAAGCAGTATCCGGGCCACGCCAAGCGCGTGATGATGGGCGTATGGAGTTTTCTGCGCCAGTTCATGTATACCAAGTTCGTCATCGTGCTTGATGACGACGTCGACGCACGCAATTGGGAAGACGTGGTCTGGGCGATTACCACGCGCATGGACCCGGCCCGCGATACCGTGATGGTGGAAAATACTCCCATCGACTATCTCGATTTCGCCTCGCCGGTATCCGGCCTGGGCTCGAAAATGGGACTCGATGCCACCAACAAATGGCCCGGCGAGACCGACCGAGAGTGGGGTACCCCCATCGTCATGGATGACGCGGTCAAGACGCGAGTGAACGAACGTTGGGCGGAGCTGGGTATCGACATTCCCCTGCCGGCGGAGCGCCATGGCGGTTGA